The following nucleotide sequence is from Pochonia chlamydosporia 170 chromosome 4, whole genome shotgun sequence.
TGGCTGGTCTGGATCTTGTAGAACTGAACAGTGGTAGGAACATCATGCTGGTTGTAgttgccagccttgaagTAGCTCTTGGGAGCATTCAAGTCGTAGGTGCTGAGAGTCTTGAACGCACCGCCGTTAATGCTGACGGACAGCTTGTTGCCCTCGTAGCGAATTTCGTACGTGAATCGCTGGCCCTTGGGCACATTGCCGATGGAGGTGCGCTTCTGGCTGCAAGTGCGGCAAGTATTGACGCCCACGGCCAAAGCACCCGCAGAGTTGTAGTACAACTCGGCAACTGgcttgctggagatggaATCATCAATGTGGATTTGACCAATGCAAATCTCGCCGTCGTTCTGCGTAACCTTGAGGTCACCGATGAGACGGTTCGTCTTGCCCTTGGGATCCCATGACGCGGGCTTGTTCTCGCGGAGCTCAGTACGGCAGTGCTGGCTGTTGGGCGTGGTGACGCATTTGCCGGATGATGGGCCACCAGGGACTTTCATGACGAGAGCATCACCCTGCATGTAGAAGTACTGGCTGGAGTAGCCGTTGCAGAGGTCAGAAGACGAGATGGTGTCGGGGTGACCGGTGCTGCCGGTGGGAAGTTGAAGCTTCCACTTGGAGAGGTCGAGATTACCGCTGCCGCAAGTGGCACGGGTTTCTTGGGTGGCAGGGACGGCTCCGGCattggtgaagaggagggagatggcggccaaggaGGCGGCGTTGAGTGAGAAATGCATCTTGATggtttgatgaagcagacTTTCAGTGTGAGAAAAGAActgatggcggtgatggctGTCGAcctgttgttgctggtgatgaaatcTTTTCACTCTGTCGAGGATCAACGGTCCTTTATATATTGAATAGGTAAGTGGTGTGGTTACACTGACTTACATCTCGAGCGCTGGAGCTCATCCCTAGTCGGCCCATTACATAGTACAAAAACGACAACTTGGTTGAGCATCCCTCTCATTTTGTCCGGAACTCGGCACTTCCAAGTCTTCATGCTCTAGTATTCAGCCTTGACAGGGGGGAGCAGTTGCCCAGGTCGCTTGTTGAATGGTACGACTATGCCGAGGATGCCAAGTCTGGGGTCTCCAGACGCCTGCATGTAGGATTCATGGAGGATCGGCCACTAACGCCAGCCCCCAATGCGAGGACGAAAGCTTAGTTTCGACCCATGGAACTGATACGACTCGGAAATGTGTTATGTCGCAACTCTGTAGTCCTAGAAGCAGATGCCTCGACACTTACTTCTCCCTTCCTTCCATAAAGCAAAACAAGTTCGGCAGCATTATCTGTCTGTCAACTTGACCGAGAAACAATCTCCCTTGAAACCAAGCAGCGTAAACAGTGGACTGACAcctccttcatcaacaacttctAACAAGCCTCGTGACTGCGGCTCCTCCCGCAGGGTTCAAGACGATACTTCTATAGGTGGGAGATTGAATCCGATCCCAAACCCCTGCTAAATGGCCGAGTTGACGGATTGCAGATTTAGCGTCGCTCGTTGGTGGGAAATTGGATGCCCATGGGATGGTGTTACATCGTCACCCCTGTAGATCTCTGTTTGCACCGACGCTGATCTAGAACGTGCCCAGGTTTGCACTTTTGGATGCCTATAGCGAGGCCGTGATATTGGGCAGTTCGGAGAAGAGAACGACTGGGAAAATTGTCAAGTAAATGCGGCTATAGAGCAATAGCCGATATCCAATTGGGTTGCTTCATTATGTGTGCAGAGGGATTAGGCATATGGATTGAAGCTGTGTCTAGTAGCTAGTTTAGCAACGTGACAATGACGTTCTTGACACTTCCGAGTTTCTGCGATTGTTGCATCACTGAAGGTAGTTTTGAGAGAAAAGCAGCCACGGGTAAAGGTAGTTAAAGCAAGAGTTCAGCCGTTCATGTAAGATAGAAATTGCTCCAATTGCAGAGGTTGTCATTCGCAACTTCAACGGTTTTGACTATGCGATGTCTGCCGGACGATTCAGAGCCCTGCAGCATCAGCCCATCATTATGCAACAGCATCCACCATCTCTCTCAGCGTGGGAAACGTGAAATCCAACGTAATGCCGTCCTCCAAATTCTCCACCTCGCCGCCCATAACGTTCGGCTTCCGTTCGATTAGGCAAACGTCCAGACCGTACTTCTTTGCAGGCGTCAGGTCATGAAATAAAGCGTAGGCCGTCTGTAAAATCTTGTGTTTGGGAACTTGTAAATCCAACTCGCAACGCTTAGCTAGATAGTCAAAGTTATTGAGACTGGGCTTATAAGAGCCAATTTCTTCCGCCACATAAACCGCGTCAAATGTGATTCCTGCCAATGGTCCGGCTAGCGTCCTGCTAAAGGACTCCTTGTCTACGTTGGATAAAATGACAAGTTTGAAGTGCTTGCTCAACTGGTGCAGGGCGGCAATGGTGTCTGGGAATGGCTCCCAAGCGCCAATGCTAGCTCCAAAGGCAGCCCTATCTTCAGGTGTAACGTGTTCCTGGAGGTCCATTTCCTTGGCTAGCTCGTCGTATACTTGTTCTAGGATGGAGGGGTATTTCATCTTCGGGTATTGTCTCTGGATGCGGCCTTCACAGGCGGCGTATAGAGTGAGAAGGGCTTGCCGGTCGTATGTAGTGGCGGTGTTGGGGCATAGGTGTTTTGTGAGCGGTGTAAGAGCcttgatgatgccgcctTCCCAATCGACGAGGGTTCCGTAGCAGTCAAACGAGAGAGCCCCGTAGGACTTTAAATCTCGCATTGTGGCTTTGGGTAGAGGAGCCGTGGTGGAAGTGAGGGTTGTTGATATCATCGTGGCTTGCTTTTGAGAGGGAGGTGCCGGGGTTGTTGCAGTGTCGTGCTGGAAAGCTAGAAATTTAGTATTACTACATAATCATCGAAGTAGTGACAAGTTGTTGACGCCTTCCTTACTTTTTATTGTCGAGTGATGGAATTTTGCTTCTGCCCTAATCAGTGGGAGACGCAAACGTTGTCGAAGCCAATAGCGGTCAATCAATCTCCTCAGACTCGCCATGACAATAGAGTCACACGCCGACAAATAATACAAATCTCGGACGCTTCAATAATTATTATAACACGATTGGTCAAGAGTGTGTGTAGGAATGGAAACCGGAGTCTCCCCGCCGGAGCCTTCCTCTCCACTCCGGAGTCATGGCGCCGATGTAATCGGCTTAGATCCGCCGCTACTAAGAAGAGTCTGCTCCAGTCGTACCGTCGTATTGTGCGATGCAGGCACACACGCGCATGATAAGACATGTGGCGACGGGGTCTACCGGCTTACCTAAACGATTACTATACCTATAAGCCTATTCCGTCTGCTGTTACACGTTACTGTTTAGATACCAACTATTTCCTCCTCTTTGCAAGGCCGAGAATAAAGTACACGGTACTTAAACTAATCCCTATCTCTAATCGAAATAGACAGAGAAATAGAATTTATAGCGCTTAGATGCCTTGTTAGATAAATGCGGCTTCACTATCGTCTGCATGGCCCTGAATTACAGGctgcagacattgacaacttCGCGCACGATCTACAAACTCCTATGCGTAGTTTAGTTAGCTATATCTGCTGCAATAATGGCCCTATACGTGCTGCCTTATAACTATACTTTATTATTTCCCTTATAAAGACTAACATATACTAAGCTACTTATAAATAGAATATACCTTATAGTACTATAGTTAGTAAAACGGTTAACCTATAGAGCAATTAAAGGCGCTATACTAATATGCTAGAGCATAATAAACTCGCTACTAAAGCGAGCAAAAATAACACTATATAAAGTATTACTTAATTCTCCTAGTAGTAGTTATAAGAACCCTAAGATTGTAGACATAGTTATTAGTTTAAATAGGCCTTTAAGCTGCTAGCATTTAAATAATAACTTTCTATTTGCCGCAGTAAGAGCGGTGAGATTAAGGTATAGTGTTGTGAGATTGCTAAGCTGCGCGGCAGCGGACGCGGGTCATGGAAGCCAAAATAAGGGGAAGGAGTACCATCTTTGCAGATAAGGTTGCTTTAGTATGTAATCAATTGGCTGATGGCGAAGTTTTAGCGGCTGTGCATGGATGAGCAGAAAGTGCTGCTGGGAGGTAGTTTGTTGGAATGAGACCGCCATCCTCTAGAATCGTCCAGTCCATACATGTAGACTACATATGTCAAGTACAAATAACCCCACCGGAATCCATCTTTATAGTCTAGTGTGGCAGATGTAAATGCAAGTCGATTTCCCACGCACTAATAGCCGCCCTAAGGTCTAACGCAAGGCTAAAACCTCTAGTTGCATTTTGCAAATCTCTTTTCCCATTCACAGGAATTAGGTTTACCGTTTTTAGAGCACTAGTAAAATAAACTAGTTAGCTCTCTTTAACTTGAGAATATATAGTCTCTTGTCTATTAACTTACAGCATTATTACCACTCTAAGGGACTGcgttcttcttgttgttggcgtcaagtattcttgttcttgggaGCAGGAACTCCTATAACTTCCCACCAACCACGAGAAGTGGCGGTAGGCTTAAGCTTCTTGGCATTCTTAGTACCCTTCGGCCTACCCATTCCCGCCCTCCTAGAAGAATCCGTAATCGGATTAATCACGCCAGGAGTACGATAGGGCCTACCCCGAGGGAGGTAGCCCTGTCTTGTCATAGGCCCATTCCTATTAATCACGCCAGGAGTACGAAAAGGCCTGCCCGTCGCCTGAAGCCTACGGTCTGTAGTAGCAACAGGCTTCCTCGTACGCGTTCTCCTAGTAGAAAAACCCGTACGAAGCGGCCTACTCATTGCCGCCCTCATAGAAGAATCCGTAATCGGATTAAACACGCCAGGAGCACGAGGGGGCCTGCCCTGAGAGACCCTGTCCCGTCTTCCCCTAGGCCCATACCTATTAATCACGCCAGGAGTACGAAAAGGCCTCCCTGCCTGCAGCCCAGCCATACGACGATACCAGCCCATACGAGGAATACCTAGAGTTCCATCGTTAGGAGGCGGGGGCTGAGGAAAAGAAGGCTCgggagcaggaggaggacgaggcgGGAGCTGAGCAAAAGAAGGCCtgggagcaggaggaggacgcCTCTTAATAGAAGAAGGACTCTTCGTACCAAACACGCCAGGAGTATAACGAGGCCTGCCATGAGGCCTGGTAACCGGAGGTCTAGTACGACGAGGCCGGGGCCTACGCACCCCCTTCATAGAATTCGTAACGCCAGAAGTACGAGGAGGCCTGCCCTGAGGCCTGGTAGCCGGAGGTCTAGTACGACGAGGCCTGCCTATAGGCCCAAAAATAAGAGAATAATGCTCCGAAGGTAGAAGACGAAGGGGGTTGCCTGGTGGCCTAGGCGAAGAACGAACGCCTAGAGTTTTATCGTTAATAGGCACAAGCCAAGTAGAAGTAGAATTCATCTTATTATTTACGCCAATAGTACGGCGATACAGGTCCCAATAAGAAACCAACGGGCTAGGAGGCGGGAGCTGAGCAAAAGAAGGCCTGGGAGCAGGAGGAAGACGCATGGGAATAAAAGGAGGATCAGGAGGATCCTGCTTATTATACACGCCAGGAGTACGTTTTGGCCTGCCTGTCGCCTTGTGCTTACCCGTCGCCTTGAGCCTACCAGTTATAGGATAAGGACGCCTCCATGTACGCTTTCTCCTAGTAGAAGGGCCCGTACGAGAGGGCCTACCCATTCCCACCTTCATAATATCCGCAATCGGATTAACCACGCCAGAAGTACGAGAACGCCTGCCTCCAGGCTTGGGAGAAAAGCCTGGAGGTCTAGTACGACGAGGGCCCAAACGAATGGTAGAAAGGCCTGGAGTACGATGAGGCCTGCCCGGACGCTTGGGAGAAAAGTTCGGAGGTATAGTACGACGAGGCCTGCCCACAGTCTTAAACATAAGAGAATAATAAGACTCCAGAGGTAGAAGAGGATCATACTCCAGAGGTGGAGGACGAAGGGGGCTGCCTGGAGGCCTGGGCAAAGAACGAACGCCTAGAGTTTTATTGGTAATAGGTACAGGCTGAGTAGAAGCAGGATTTATCTTATTATTCACGCCAATAGTACGGCGATACACGTCCCAATAAGAACTCAACGGAGGCATATATGTAGTACGAGGAGGCCTGACAGGACCGACAGGAGTACGAGGAGGCCTGCCCACACGAGTACCATAACGACCCGGATTCGTATAGCGACCCCGATACGTATACTTATTAGTCACGCCACGAGTACGAGGAGGCCTGCCTCCACGGTTACGAGGACGGCGTACAGTTTTGCCGTTAAGAGGCACAGGCTGAGCAAAAGAAGGCCtgggagcaggaggaggacgcCTGttgagaaaagaaagaatGGGCCTAATAGAACGAGGCGGGAGAGTGTTGAGCGGCGGCCGCGACGTTATCACCCTATGACCCGGCGTAGCCTCGGTACATGTAAGGCTAGCGAACAGGAACGTGAAAAGAATTGCGGTAAGcttcatttttctttttgagAGAgaaatatatatataaatcGAAATTTAGTTCTTAAAACTTAATTGTTACCTGGGAACATGGGGGGATAATATTatgaaaagagcaaaaaaCTAGTTTACTTTTATATTTTAATAGTATGCTTCTACCTTTATAAATATCGCCTATAATAAGAACAAGCTATTATTTATATTGTCTGCTATAGCAGAGGTATTAAGCTGCAGAGTGGCCTAGTAAGACACGCTTTGTAAGTTTATAGACACGTTTAATTGGTAGTATTTATATAGCCTGGAGAATAATAGCTAGTTATAACACACAATAGATAAGAGATTAGCCTAAAGTCTGTGAGTAGTTAAAAAGTACCTTAGTGTACTAGACACTACCACACTTTACTATGCCTAAGCGGATAAGGCGATATGCAATACCCTCTGCTAAGTTAAATTCTTTTAACATCCTATTATGCCTCATACTAAGAAGAAGACACTTTAGATTcaaatgtcttgtctggaATCCACGCAAAGTAAAAAGCCGCAGAAAAATACTTTTACACTTAGACCACTTAACGGTATAGCGTAACCAAGTTACAGGATTAATAGGCAGACAATATCTCTAGCCTGTTTGGATGTTAAGAAGAGTATTGTGCTTTTATAGGCCTTATTCACTTTTTCTTGGCGAGACTACAAGGGGGGGTAATAAAGAGTTATATTTAACAGCCCAGTATAAAACCGAAATCACAATAGACCCAGTTTTCTTTCTTAAAGGAGTTcctgtaacgggctgagcccgatggtggctcggtttgcgctctcgcctttgtcttcagccttgtcactAGTAgcccccagcaacaagcgagattagcagacgcaagctcacaagcctacaagagctctgcgagctctttctttcttgttctccttttctttcctccttagctttggatacttgttcatagtcacctagccagttgtcaatatactcgcttggaccgttacaaTAATTTAGATTTAAAGGTGTTATGGATTCAAGCGAAACGCTTGGATCTTAAGAAAGAAGGAGACAAGTACGTGGGGGGAGCTACTTAAGAGCCCTCTACAGGTTTCTACTAAAGCTTAACTAGACTCTATAAGAGTGCTCTCTAGAGCTAAGCTAACCTTTTCTCTctataagaaaagttactataAGTAATGCTAGCTCGCAAAACCCGCTAGGCTAGCCCCTTACAAAAGGCTTTATTAAGAAGCCTATTATCGTTTTATATCTATTTACCTCTAAACCTAATAAGAGATATCTTTATAATAGTACAATATATATAGAAATTAGCATAATAATACTAAAAGACTTAAAGAGAATGAAAGATATATACTATAAAAGTACGAGCACTATAGTTCTTAAAATATACTTTATTATAGGCAGAAACTATCTACTAGCTATATTTTTCACTCTAATTTTCTTATCTATTATATTAGAGTATTTTTAAAGCTTAgttatagctttaatataGTTTAGAAATAACTTAGAGTAACTTAGAGAGAGCTTGTGGTGGCTTAGAAAAGCTATATATAAGCTCACTAAGTAGTAGGTAACTTATACCTAAGTTAGTATAGCTGCGTTATAATTTTTGTTCTGTGACAGAACTTCTTGTTAACTGCTTAGTGTTTCTCTGCTTTGCCTTTTATCTTTACCAATCTTTTTGGCCTTTACAGCAGGTTAGCTCTTAATGCAGAAGATAGCTAAATGCTGGTCCGCTGTGTGAGCATAGCAGGAAGAATGTTCAAGGATACCAAGAAACGACACGCTGGCTATAAGATCTTAAATAACTGCGCGACGGTAGTACAACAACTATTTTAACATTAAACTATAGTTACATACATATAGTCTAAAAGCTAGCAAAACATCGGAAATTGGGTTCGATGCAAAACTCCTTTACAGCAGGTGTGCCTGACCATAATGAGCTTTCTTCCATCTGCCCGCGGCTCCTCAGTGAAATCCtttttgactttgagctAGTTACTTGCCAGCTCTGTACTTGGTCCAGTAACTCATCATGCGGGTCTTCTGGCCAGCTGTGAATTCTTCGTAGCATGCACTATTGACAGTTTGTTAGAGAAGAACACTGTAGTGTAGTACGAGATACTTACTCGTCAGAGTAGTCCATGTAGTTGTGAATGGGATCCAAGCCGGGCTGATTAGGGCAGGAGTCCCGGCCAACTGGGCAGCCAGAAGTTGATGACTCCTGCGCAGGAGTATCAGCGACACCGTCGCCGGGCTCATCACAACCTCCCTCGAAGGTGTGCTCCAGTCCAAACCAGTGACCGGACTCGTGAACGGCGGTTTTGCCCAAGTCAAATGGGGGTTTACCCCCAGGAACCGAgttggcagcattgacgCAGCCGTCCCTGTAAAAGTCATCTGATCCCTTCGGGGCGTTGGTTGGGAAATAGCAGAAGCCGAGCAGGCCGGGCAAGTTGTCCAAGAAATACAAATTGAGATCCCGGTAGTTGCCCTGGCgtagcttcttcttcatggccaTCTCATTGCTACCGCCAGCCCAGGCAGCATTGACCGTCTTGGTAGTATTGGCCAGAGTGAGCTTAAAGCCAGACCCGGTAAAGTCCTTGGTAAGCACATCCATCTGCTTTCTCAGAGTTTCATCCTGGGGAATATCTGGTCAGCTAGCTTAATCGTTTAATCCAAGGTCTGTTATAAGCATACGCTAAGTAATGTGCTCTGCTTTGCAGAGACGGAGTGCAAGTAAACCGAGACGGGAATATCAGCTTTTACTTCCGCTGAAAAGGCGCCATTCATGAGA
It contains:
- a CDS encoding alginate lyase 2 (similar to Metarhizium robertsii ARSEF 23 XP_007825991.1), producing the protein MHFSLNAASLAAISLLFTNAGAVPATQETRATCGSGNLDLSKWKLQLPTGSTGHPDTISSSDLCNGYSSQYFYMQGDALVMKVPGGPSSGKCVTTPNSQHCRTELRENKPASWDPKGKTNRLIGDLKVTQNDGEICIGQIHIDDSISSKPVAELYYNSAGALAVGVNTCRTCSQKRTSIGNVPKGQRFTYEIRYEGNKLSVSINGGAFKTLSTYDLNAPKSYFKAGNYNQHDVPTTVQFYKIQTSHS
- a CDS encoding haloalkanoic acid dehalogenase (similar to Talaromyces stipitatus ATCC 10500 XP_002477933.1) codes for the protein MRDLKSYGALSFDCYGTLVDWEGGIIKALTPLTKHLCPNTATTYDRQALLTLYAACEGRIQRQYPKMKYPSILEQVYDELAKEMDLQEHVTPEDRAAFGASIGAWEPFPDTIAALHQLSKHFKLVILSNVDKESFSRTLAGPLAGITFDAVYVAEEIGSYKPSLNNFDYLAKRCELDLQVPKHKILQTAYALFHDLTPAKKYGLDVCLIERKPNVMGGEVENLEDGITLDFTFPTLREMVDAVA
- a CDS encoding metalloprotease (similar to Magnaporthe oryzae 70-15 XP_003714993.1), coding for MLFKTYLAAGALASGAMAGTMKKTHRCGAPPMTDERRELNQQFSIEEAEALMNGAFSAEVKADIPVSVYLHSVSAKQSTLLSDETLRKQMDVLTKDFTGSGFKLTLANTTKTVNAAWAGGSNEMAMKKKLRQGNYRDLNLYFLDNLPGLLGFCYFPTNAPKGSDDFYRDGCVNAANSVPGGKPPFDLGKTAVHESGHWFGLEHTFEGGCDEPGDGVADTPAQESSTSGCPVGRDSCPNQPGLDPIHNYMDYSDDACYEEFTAGQKTRMMSYWTKYRAGK